From the genome of Miscanthus floridulus cultivar M001 chromosome 10, ASM1932011v1, whole genome shotgun sequence, one region includes:
- the LOC136485686 gene encoding vacuolar protein sorting-associated protein 2 homolog 1-like, which translates to MSFIFGKKKTPAELLRENKRMLDKSIREIERERQGLQAQEKKLINEIKKVAKQGQMGAVKIMAKDLIRTRHQITKFYALKSQLQGVSLRIQTLKSTQAMGEAMKGVTKAMGQMNRQMNLPALQKIMREFEMQNEKMEMVSEVMNDAIDDALDGDEEEEETEELVNQVLDEIGIDVNSELVKAPATAVAKPVAAGKVPAQAEAAGGPDGGIDDDLQARLDNLRKM; encoded by the exons atgAGCTTCATCTTCGGCAAGAAGAAGACCCCAGCCG AGCTGCTGCGGGAGAACAAGCGGATGCTGGACAAGTCGATCAGGGAGATTGAGAGGGAGAGGCAGGGCCTGCAGGCCCAGGAGAAGAAGCTCATCAACGAGATCAAGAAGGTGGCCAAGCAGGGACAGATG GGAGCTGTGAAAATTATGGCTAAGGACCTTATCCGCACAAGACACCAAATCACAAAATTTTATGCCCTCAAGTCCCAGCTACAAGGTGTATCTCTTCGTATTCAG ACTCTGAAATCAACACAAGCAATGGGTGAAGCCATGAAGGGTGTGACAAAAGCCATGGGACAAATGAACAGACAGATGAACCTGCCTGCCCTGCAGAAGATAATGCGGGAGTTTGAGATGCAAAATGAGAAGATGGAGATGGTTAGTGAAGTGATGAACGATGCCATTGATGATGCCTTGGATGgtgacgaggaggaggaagaaacagaggagcttgtcaaccaagtccttgacgaaaTTGGCATTGATGTCAACTCAGAG CTTGTCAAGGCTCCTGCGACTGCAGTTGCTAAGCCCGTCGCAGCGGGGAAAGTTCCTGCACAAGCTGAAGCTGCAGGTGGGCCAGATGGTGGCATAGATGACGACCTGCAGGCGCGGCTTGACAACCTAAGGAAGATGTGA
- the LOC136489605 gene encoding E3 ubiquitin-protein ligase Os04g0590900-like: MVISGACKMRKGQQEAASGCRAPPRSNGVGEDRPPPTATEAAAVGMEEVEMGRAAVQARPLLCRYLKADGWQYATCGVCLAELADGDALRVLPPCMHYFHAACVGDWIRVHATCPFCRGPVAAAPLA; the protein is encoded by the coding sequence ATGGTAATCTCCGGCGCCTGCAAGATGCGCAAGGGGCAGCAGGAGGCCGCCAGCGGTTGCCGTGCACCGCCAAGGAGCAACGGCGTCGGCGAGGATAGGCCGCCGCCAACGGCAACAGAGGCAGCGGCAGTGGGCATGGAGGAGGTGGAGATGGGCCGGGCAGCTGTGCAGGCTAGGCCGCTGCTCTGCAGGTATCTGAAGGCCGATGGGTGGCAGTACGCCACGTGCGGGGTGTGCCTGGCAGAGCTTGCCGACGGTGACGCCCTCAGGGTGCTGCCGCCGTGCATGCACTACTTCCACGCAGCGTGCGTCGGCGACTGGATCCGCGTCCACGCCACCTGCCCCTTCTGCCGTGGTCCTGTCGCCGCCGCGCCCCTGGCGTGA
- the LOC136485688 gene encoding uncharacterized protein yields the protein MRALSSVGVGLAVVSSLLLLALTTELYYIFVHKRRQRRRAAAISDAASSPSSSSRELFQLFCFKKPPAALASTYAVPKPASAVAVAVDGSGGDDDDETVEAQLMRLGSIVGPTRLLFTIKEETREDLESEDGGRRGRSRSLGELLHCAETPPFLTPRASPSPVPTAAMDNSYNPLFKSPAASPGLSAAPAVSPPPKFQFLRDAEEKLYRRALAEEEAMRARRSPAAAADEDGGYITIVVAKNNRVIPMPSSSPSPPNAAAAASGGHQ from the coding sequence ATGAGAGCTTTGAGCAGCGTCGGCGTCGGACTGGCCGTGGTGTCGTCGCTACTCCTGCTGGCGCTCACCACCGAGCTCTACTACATCTTCGTGCACAAgcgccggcagcggcggcgcgccgCGGCCATCTCCGACGCGGCGTCGTCCCCGTCCTCCTCCTCGCGCGAGCTGTTCCAGCTCTTCTGCTTCAAGAAGCCGCCGGCGGCGCTCGCGTCTACCTACGCCGTCCCCAAGCCGGCCTCCGCCGTGGCGGTGGCCgtcgacggcagcggcggcgacgacgacgacgagacgGTGGAGGCGCAGCTGATGCGGCTGGGAAGCATCGTAGGGCCCACGCGCCTGCTGTTCACCATCAAGGAGGAGACCCGGGAAGACCTGGAGTCCGAGGACGGAGGGCGGCGCGGCCGGAGCCGCAGCCTCGGCGAGCTGCTGCATTGCGCCGAGACGCCGCCGTTCCTCACGCCCAGGGCCTCGCCGTCGCCCGTGCCCACGGCCGCAATGGACAACTCCTACAACCCGCTGTTCAAGTCCCCCGCGGCCAGCCCGGGCCTGAGCGCTGCCCCGGCGGTGTCGCCGCCGCCCAAGTTCCAGTTCCTCAGGGACGCCGAGGAGAAGCTCTACCGCCGCGCGCTCGCCGAGGAGGAGGCCATGAGAGCGCGGAGGTCGCCGGCGGCCGCTGCTGACGAGGATGGCGGGTACATCACCATCGTGGTGGCCAAGAACAACCGCGTCATCCCCatgccgtcgtcgtcgccttcgccACCcaacgccgcggccgccgccagcGGCGGCCATCAGTGA
- the LOC136489606 gene encoding adenylate-forming reductase 06235-like — MVLLNARFFTFPNRHDLLRCTGASSSSSSENAGSNLYSTFLLKQQPEPTYTGPWMPSRKKANAPAPAKPATLSARSRLGVILLDQGLFTVYKRLFVLCVALNMVGLVLASTGHFPYARAHAAVFAMGNILALTLCRSEAVLRVVFWLAVALFGRPWVPVVVKTGVTAILQSLGVVHSGCGVSSLAWLVYALVQALQRRDVTPREVVGVTDVGLALAVPHSQQLEA; from the exons ATGGTCCTCCTCAACGCTCGCTTCTTCACCTTCCCGAACCGCCACGACCTGCTCCGGTGCACCGGCGCGTCCTCATCGTCGTCTTCAGAGAACGCGGGATCGAACCTGTACAGCACCTTCCTGTTGAAGCAGCAGCCGGAGCCGACGTACACCGGGCCCTGGATGCCGTCCAG AAAGAAGGCGAACGCTCCGGCACCGGCGAAGCCGGCGACATTGTCCGCGCGCTCGAGGCTGGGTGTCATACTCCTCGACCAGGGCTTGTTCACCGTGTACAAGCGCCTCTTCGTCCTGTGCGTCGCGCTGAACATGGTGGGCCTCGTGCTCGCCTCGACGGGACACTTTCCTTACGCCAGGGCGCATGCCGCCGTCTTCGCCATGGGCAACATACTGGCGCTGACGCTGTGCCGCTCCGAGGCGGTGCTCCGGGTCGTGTTCTGGCTCGCCGTCGCGCTCTTCGGCCGGCCGTGGGTGCCAGTCGTCGTCAAGACCGGAGTGACCGCGATCCTGCAGTCTCTAGGCGTCGTGCACAGTGGCTGCGGCGTGTCGTCGCTGGCGTGGCTGGTGTACGCGCTGGTGCAGGCGCTCCAGCGCCGCGACGTGACGCCACGAGAGGTCGTCGGGGTCACGGACGTTGGACTTGCTCTCGCCGTACCACATAGTCAACAGCTCGAGGCATAG